The following are from one region of the Coffea eugenioides isolate CCC68of chromosome 2, Ceug_1.0, whole genome shotgun sequence genome:
- the LOC113763793 gene encoding inositol-tetrakisphosphate 1-kinase 3-like isoform X3: MRLNGEISIANVDDDDDGDGERKENELGLIRSPTPTAPPTRLVVGYALTSKKRQSFLQPKLLALARSKGILFIAVDVKQPLSDQGPFDVVLHKLAGKEWSQMIEDYGQKNPNVTVLDPPDAIEHVNNRQSMLEDVADLNLPDYYGNSVIGFWAVKLLIGRVTVPRQLVFTTDPSSIPHEVTKEGLKLPLGGVLFKVYIIGEFIKVVRRFSLPDVCKRELSKIAGVFPFPRVSCASASADGADLDPKVAELPPSPLLEMLARELRLRLGLQLFNIDIIREYGTRDLYYIIDINYFPGYGKMPDYEHIFTEFLLSLEQSKYEKVLVA, encoded by the exons ATGAGGTTGAACGGAGAGATTTCAATTGCAAACGTTGACGATGACGACGACGGCGACGGAGAAAGGAAAGAGAACGAACTAGGTTTAATTAGGTCTCCGACGCCGACAGCGCCGCCTACGAGACTCGTCGTCGGCTACGCTCTCACGTCTAAGAAGAGGCAGAGCTTCTTACAGCCCAAGCTTCTTGCATTAGCTCG AAGTAAAGGAATTTTGTTTATTGCTGTTGATGTCAAGCAGCCATTATCGGATCAAGGTCCATTTGATGTTGTTCTGCACAAG TTGGCAGGAAAGGAATGGAGCCAGATGATTGAG GATTATGGGCAAAAGAATCCAAATGTTACTGTCTTAGATCCTCCTGATGCtatagaacatgtaaacaatcGTCAGTCCATGCTGGAGGATGTTGCTGATCTAAACTTACCTGATTATTATG GTAACAGTGTAATTGGGTTTTGGGCCGTTAAATTGCTTATAGGCAGAGTCACTGTTCCAAGGCAGTTGGTTTTCACAACAGATCCATCATCTATTCCGCATGAGGTTACGAAAGAAGGTCTTAAACTTCCCTTAG GCGGTGTTCTCTTTAAAGTGTATATTATTGGAGAATTCATAAAAGTTGTCAGGCGCTTCTCTCTACCTGATGTGTGTAAACGTGAACTGTCAAAAATTGCTGGTGTATTCCCTTTTCCAAGAGTTTCATGTGCTTCAGCTTCTGCAGATGGCGCTGATCTGGACCCGAAGGTTGCCG AACTCCCTCCGAGTCCTTTGCTCGAGATGCTTGCAAGAGAGCTTCGCCTTCGATTG GGTCTCCAGCTGTTCAATATAGACATAATACGGGAGTATGGGACAAGAGATCTGTATTACATAATCGATATCAACTACTTCCCCG GATATGGTAAGATGCCTGATTATGAGCATATATTTACCGAATTTCTTCTCAGCCTTGAGCAAAGCAAATACGAGAAGGTACTTGTAGCATAG
- the LOC113763793 gene encoding inositol-tetrakisphosphate 1-kinase 2-like isoform X1 — protein sequence MRLNGEISIANVDDDDDGDGERKENELGLIRSPTPTAPPTRLVVGYALTSKKRQSFLQPKLLALARSKGILFIAVDVKQPLSDQGPFDVVLHKLAGKEWSQMIEDYGQKNPNVTVLDPPDAIEHVNNRQSMLEDVADLNLPDYYGNSVIGFWAVKLLIGRVTVPRQLVFTTDPSSIPHEVTKEGLKLPLVAKPLVVDGSAKSHELFLAYDKVSLAKLEPPLVLQEFVNHGGVLFKVYIIGEFIKVVRRFSLPDVCKRELSKIAGVFPFPRVSCASASADGADLDPKVAELPPSPLLEMLARELRLRLGLQLFNIDIIREYGTRDLYYIIDINYFPGYGKMPDYEHIFTEFLLSLEQSKYEKVLVA from the exons ATGAGGTTGAACGGAGAGATTTCAATTGCAAACGTTGACGATGACGACGACGGCGACGGAGAAAGGAAAGAGAACGAACTAGGTTTAATTAGGTCTCCGACGCCGACAGCGCCGCCTACGAGACTCGTCGTCGGCTACGCTCTCACGTCTAAGAAGAGGCAGAGCTTCTTACAGCCCAAGCTTCTTGCATTAGCTCG AAGTAAAGGAATTTTGTTTATTGCTGTTGATGTCAAGCAGCCATTATCGGATCAAGGTCCATTTGATGTTGTTCTGCACAAG TTGGCAGGAAAGGAATGGAGCCAGATGATTGAG GATTATGGGCAAAAGAATCCAAATGTTACTGTCTTAGATCCTCCTGATGCtatagaacatgtaaacaatcGTCAGTCCATGCTGGAGGATGTTGCTGATCTAAACTTACCTGATTATTATG GTAACAGTGTAATTGGGTTTTGGGCCGTTAAATTGCTTATAGGCAGAGTCACTGTTCCAAGGCAGTTGGTTTTCACAACAGATCCATCATCTATTCCGCATGAGGTTACGAAAGAAGGTCTTAAACTTCCCTTAG TTGCAAAACCTTTGGTAGTGGATGGAAGTGCAAAGTCCCAtgaactttttcttgcatatgaCAAAGTTTCTCTTGCTAAACTCGAGCCGCCTTTGGTATTACAGGAGTTTGTTAATCATG GCGGTGTTCTCTTTAAAGTGTATATTATTGGAGAATTCATAAAAGTTGTCAGGCGCTTCTCTCTACCTGATGTGTGTAAACGTGAACTGTCAAAAATTGCTGGTGTATTCCCTTTTCCAAGAGTTTCATGTGCTTCAGCTTCTGCAGATGGCGCTGATCTGGACCCGAAGGTTGCCG AACTCCCTCCGAGTCCTTTGCTCGAGATGCTTGCAAGAGAGCTTCGCCTTCGATTG GGTCTCCAGCTGTTCAATATAGACATAATACGGGAGTATGGGACAAGAGATCTGTATTACATAATCGATATCAACTACTTCCCCG GATATGGTAAGATGCCTGATTATGAGCATATATTTACCGAATTTCTTCTCAGCCTTGAGCAAAGCAAATACGAGAAGGTACTTGTAGCATAG
- the LOC113763793 gene encoding inositol-tetrakisphosphate 1-kinase 2-like isoform X2, with product MRLNGEISIANVDDDDDGDGERKENELGLIRSPTPTAPPTRLVVGYALTSKKRQSFLQPKLLALARSKGILFIAVDVKQPLSDQGPFDVVLHKLAGKEWSQMIEDYGQKNPNVTVLDPPDAIEHVNNRQSMLEDVADLNLPDYYGRVTVPRQLVFTTDPSSIPHEVTKEGLKLPLVAKPLVVDGSAKSHELFLAYDKVSLAKLEPPLVLQEFVNHGGVLFKVYIIGEFIKVVRRFSLPDVCKRELSKIAGVFPFPRVSCASASADGADLDPKVAELPPSPLLEMLARELRLRLGLQLFNIDIIREYGTRDLYYIIDINYFPGYGKMPDYEHIFTEFLLSLEQSKYEKVLVA from the exons ATGAGGTTGAACGGAGAGATTTCAATTGCAAACGTTGACGATGACGACGACGGCGACGGAGAAAGGAAAGAGAACGAACTAGGTTTAATTAGGTCTCCGACGCCGACAGCGCCGCCTACGAGACTCGTCGTCGGCTACGCTCTCACGTCTAAGAAGAGGCAGAGCTTCTTACAGCCCAAGCTTCTTGCATTAGCTCG AAGTAAAGGAATTTTGTTTATTGCTGTTGATGTCAAGCAGCCATTATCGGATCAAGGTCCATTTGATGTTGTTCTGCACAAG TTGGCAGGAAAGGAATGGAGCCAGATGATTGAG GATTATGGGCAAAAGAATCCAAATGTTACTGTCTTAGATCCTCCTGATGCtatagaacatgtaaacaatcGTCAGTCCATGCTGGAGGATGTTGCTGATCTAAACTTACCTGATTATTATG GCAGAGTCACTGTTCCAAGGCAGTTGGTTTTCACAACAGATCCATCATCTATTCCGCATGAGGTTACGAAAGAAGGTCTTAAACTTCCCTTAG TTGCAAAACCTTTGGTAGTGGATGGAAGTGCAAAGTCCCAtgaactttttcttgcatatgaCAAAGTTTCTCTTGCTAAACTCGAGCCGCCTTTGGTATTACAGGAGTTTGTTAATCATG GCGGTGTTCTCTTTAAAGTGTATATTATTGGAGAATTCATAAAAGTTGTCAGGCGCTTCTCTCTACCTGATGTGTGTAAACGTGAACTGTCAAAAATTGCTGGTGTATTCCCTTTTCCAAGAGTTTCATGTGCTTCAGCTTCTGCAGATGGCGCTGATCTGGACCCGAAGGTTGCCG AACTCCCTCCGAGTCCTTTGCTCGAGATGCTTGCAAGAGAGCTTCGCCTTCGATTG GGTCTCCAGCTGTTCAATATAGACATAATACGGGAGTATGGGACAAGAGATCTGTATTACATAATCGATATCAACTACTTCCCCG GATATGGTAAGATGCCTGATTATGAGCATATATTTACCGAATTTCTTCTCAGCCTTGAGCAAAGCAAATACGAGAAGGTACTTGTAGCATAG
- the LOC113763793 gene encoding inositol-tetrakisphosphate 1-kinase 3-like isoform X4 codes for MLVPTALSGNSSKGILFIAVDVKQPLSDQGPFDVVLHKLAGKEWSQMIEDYGQKNPNVTVLDPPDAIEHVNNRQSMLEDVADLNLPDYYGNSVIGFWAVKLLIGRVTVPRQLVFTTDPSSIPHEVTKEGLKLPLVAKPLVVDGSAKSHELFLAYDKVSLAKLEPPLVLQEFVNHGGVLFKVYIIGEFIKVVRRFSLPDVCKRELSKIAGVFPFPRVSCASASADGADLDPKVAELPPSPLLEMLARELRLRLGLQLFNIDIIREYGTRDLYYIIDINYFPGYGKMPDYEHIFTEFLLSLEQSKYEKVLVA; via the exons ATGCTTGTCCCCACTGCCTTATCTGGGAATTC AAGTAAAGGAATTTTGTTTATTGCTGTTGATGTCAAGCAGCCATTATCGGATCAAGGTCCATTTGATGTTGTTCTGCACAAG TTGGCAGGAAAGGAATGGAGCCAGATGATTGAG GATTATGGGCAAAAGAATCCAAATGTTACTGTCTTAGATCCTCCTGATGCtatagaacatgtaaacaatcGTCAGTCCATGCTGGAGGATGTTGCTGATCTAAACTTACCTGATTATTATG GTAACAGTGTAATTGGGTTTTGGGCCGTTAAATTGCTTATAGGCAGAGTCACTGTTCCAAGGCAGTTGGTTTTCACAACAGATCCATCATCTATTCCGCATGAGGTTACGAAAGAAGGTCTTAAACTTCCCTTAG TTGCAAAACCTTTGGTAGTGGATGGAAGTGCAAAGTCCCAtgaactttttcttgcatatgaCAAAGTTTCTCTTGCTAAACTCGAGCCGCCTTTGGTATTACAGGAGTTTGTTAATCATG GCGGTGTTCTCTTTAAAGTGTATATTATTGGAGAATTCATAAAAGTTGTCAGGCGCTTCTCTCTACCTGATGTGTGTAAACGTGAACTGTCAAAAATTGCTGGTGTATTCCCTTTTCCAAGAGTTTCATGTGCTTCAGCTTCTGCAGATGGCGCTGATCTGGACCCGAAGGTTGCCG AACTCCCTCCGAGTCCTTTGCTCGAGATGCTTGCAAGAGAGCTTCGCCTTCGATTG GGTCTCCAGCTGTTCAATATAGACATAATACGGGAGTATGGGACAAGAGATCTGTATTACATAATCGATATCAACTACTTCCCCG GATATGGTAAGATGCCTGATTATGAGCATATATTTACCGAATTTCTTCTCAGCCTTGAGCAAAGCAAATACGAGAAGGTACTTGTAGCATAG